CAGGAATTAATCCCTAAACTTTGGAAGGATGCTTGTGTTGTTATGGATAATGCCAAAATCCATCAAGGAGAGATGGTAAGAGAATTTATAGAAAAAGCCGGAGCAAAACTCCTATACTTATCTCCTTACTCTCCTGAGTTTTCCCCAATTGAGAATTTTTGGTCAAAAGTCAAATCTATCTTGAGAAAGACAGCAGCAAGAACATATAAAGATTTAATTGATGCCATTGCCAACGCCATGCTTGAGGTGACTCAGGAAAATATCCGTAACTGGTTTACTCATTGTTGTTACTGTACCTCATGAGTGCGAGAATTGCTATAATACGAGATAAGCTTTAAAAACCGATTTTAATTAAGGATTATGCTAATTGTAAAAATAAGCACTTGTCCAGACAAATAAATAACCACCGCGAAGCGTTAAAATGATTTTTTTTAGTTGATATATTTACCCTTCCACTACATATTTACTACTACCTTAAAAATAATCCTCGTTCTTAGTCAGAAACTGGGAACGAAGTTATTAGAGGCGCTACCCCCTTCAATGGCTTAAAAAGTTAAAAATAATTGTAGGTTGGGCGAGGTTCCCAACCTACGCTAACCAGAAATGAAAAATTCTCGTTCCCAGCCAGAGAGGGGGAACAAGAATTTTTCATTTAGCGGATTTCTTGCCACAGAGAAAGGTACTTAAGGGCTGTAGATTGAGAGAGGGGATAGAGAAATTCGCTTTTCTCAAGAACCTGAGTATCTGGCAGTAACACTGAATTTGTCTGTAAAGATTTTGGTAACTCAGATCGATTCATGCCTGTGATAATTGGTGAGGCGGCGCGAGTGAATAAAGAAATTTCCAGGGCTTGTTTTTGCTGCCAACAAAAATCAATCCATTGGTTTTGGAGAGAGGCGATATTTGCCGTATCTTCAGGCTTGGCAGCAGCAGGTCGCACCCACACATCTGCCCAGAGAGCGGTTCCTGACTGAGGAACTACGGCGGCGATGTTGCGATCGCTTTTTAAAACTGACAGCACATCAGTTGACCAACCCACCGCTAGCCAAGTGTCTCCTATAAGTAGGGGTTCCAGATAGGTATCGGAACTGTAAAGCTTAATCTGCCCTTTTAACTTAGCAAGAGCGTCTTTTAAGTCGGGAACTTTATCCAGGTTTTCCGTATTATAAGAATGGCCTAGCCGTTTTAAAGTTAGACCAATAACTTCTCGCGCCTGATCCAAAACAGAAATGCGATCGCGCAGTTCTTCTCGCCACAAATCCTGCCAATCTCTAGGCTCCCATCCCAAGGCCTTGAATTTATCGCGGCGATACACAATAACAGTGCTTCCCCAACGGTAAGGAGCGCCCCAAATCTTTCCCGAAGCGTCCAACTGTCCTTGTGCATTGCGTTTTACTAATTCTTGCCAAGGACGCGGTAACTGCTTCCATCCTGCTGTCTGTGTTGGCTCAATTGGTTGAATTAGCTTTTGTTCTATTGCTTGTGCTAACCAGTAATCTCCTAACGTCACTAAGTCAGCAATCACTGGTGTCTTTGTAATAAAGGGTATCCGCATCCAACCCTTTCCCGTCTCGTTTGGTTTGTGCCAAGTTTCCAGACGGGTAAATAACTCTTTTAATTGTGTTTCTGGCGTAAAATCCAGAGTAGCTGATTGCTTTAGGCTCTGGCGAAATTCATTTAATAGCTGAGCGGGAATGGAATTTTTCAGCAGTTTGACTCTTAAAGCTGGGTTTTGGGAACTCCCACAACTTGCAAGCAGCTGACTCATTGCCAGGGTTCCAGCACCCAGCAGAAAAGACCGTCGATTTATCATAAACTGTCGTGAAAACAGGGGCTAGAAAGGCAAAATGCCTTTTTAATTTTTTCTTTTTAATTTTTTTGTCGGCGCTCTACCCCAAAGCCTACCAATTCAATAACCGTTGGTGGTTCGCCGTTTTGAGGGCGTTCGTAGGTAATAATCGTGCGTAAGCGGATATCATCCTCTACAATCCGCATTTGATCCACTGCTACGGAACGGCGATAGTAAGTTATCATTTCCAGGGTTTGGCGAGTAGGCTGATAGGTAAAGCGCCCCACAATCGCTCCTGGTTCTGAGTATCCCTCATCCCGCAGATAAAAACCCTCAATGACTTCTTCCCCGACGGGAACATCAGCGGCGATGGGTAGAGAAGGCTTTTTGGCTGGCGATTCTTCTGACACCACGTAAGCATCTGGCACAAATAGCGCCTTCAAACTCATCGCTACTTGTTCGCCCTTTTCCGAGATGGTATCAAACGCGATCGCAAACCCTGGACAGACATGATCATCTTCTTTCACCTGATCGGTGTCTACCTTAATTCCATTTAACGAGTAAAACTCGAAAGTTGGCTGCTTTTGTTCCAGCGTCAGGGGTTCTACCCGAAATTCTGTATAAGAGCGTTCCACCTGACCGCTTAAGACAGAATGATACGTTCTTTCGGTTGTCCATACTCCCGTGCAAGCGGTAAAAAACTCTCTTATGCTGAGCATTTTTTCTTCTAAATGGCTAAATTTACGTCAATAAAAAGGATTTTGCTTATTTGATTAAATTAACATAACTTTGTGTTCTTGTGTACAGACGATATTTATAACCTTCAATATTTTTGTGCCGCCGCCGGAACATCATACATAGCCCGCATTTTCATATTTACTGAGTATATTTTCTTACCATGCTTTTAGCTGAGAAATTTTTTAATGTTGAAGACAAAAATCAACCAAGATAGCCGTAAAAGAGCGGAATTTACCATAAAGCTTCCAAATCGCGAGTTTCCCAGTCATAATTTATTAATCGGGCAATCAAGAAATCGCTCAGCCATGTCTATCTAGATGCTGGATACAGCGTCTTACAGACGCTTAAGTCTTGGTAAAAAAATTCATCTTACCCAATAGTTAAATAATTGATAAGTAAAACCCTATTTGAACTGTTATTTCATAACATGAAGATCGGAGAAGTTACACACCTGGAAATTGCATGGATTCACTTCAAAAGCAAATTGTCGTTTTAAGTCATAAAGTTGATGTCGTGTACGAAATGCTCGAACAGATGAATCAGAAAGTCTCTGACTCTCTGTCGCAAACCAAGCAAGCGCCTGTCCAAGTTGGTACACCCCCGCCGATAGGAGCCAATAATAGCCGCTACTCGTATCAAAGCTACAGCAGTATGACTTCAGTGATGGAGCATAAAGATGTATTGGTTGATACCAATGGTTTAGACGGCAACTTCCAGAGTAGTGAAAAGGAATTGTCGCCGGAAATTCAAATACAACGCCTAACCGCACAACTTACAGCCGCTTATAATCGCATCGCCGCCTTGGAAGAACAGTTACTTTCTAAAAGAATCCACTCTTAACAGCAACAGTCAGAAGGATAAAGGTTAAATTTATACTTCATACTGAATACTCAATACTTCAACAACGTTCTATCAACGTTTCAATAGCATAGAGTAATTGCTTTTGGTGCCAGCCTTGGGTTAGTGTAGCTGCGATCGCGCATCCCCCTGCACCCATACCTTCTTTGACATATCCTTGCTCATAAGCCCTCAGTTGAGGGTAACGAGAAGCCGCAAAACTTAGCCCAGTAGCCATTAGGGAAACTGGGTTGATAGTTTTTGCTAATCCAACAGTGTCGCCCGTAGAGTCTTCTGCCACCCAGCGGGTTGTTCCTACCACTACTTGTTCTGGTTGCCAGGACAGGTTACATTGACGTGATATTGCCTGCATCAAGGCATACACAGCCAGCATCTGCGTCCCACCAGCAAGCAAAACACCGCAGCTACGACTAGCAGCGATCGCCATCCCCGCCGCCACAACTTGCATCGGATCTCCAATTGCCGCCACCAGCTGCAAAGGGTCAATTGCTTCGCCGGGACTGGGGACTGGGGAAGAGAAGACAGCAACTTTTTTGTCTTCCCATTCCCCAATCCTCGCCGCTTGTAGCCCAGCTTGTACCACAGCCCACTTTTGGGAATGATTGCAACTGGGGTGGCTGCTGTTGACTTTACCAACAGCAGCGAAACCCAAGCCAGTTAAAACAGCCAAAGCCGTTGTGGTTCCCCCCACCACGCACTCGCCCAGAATTAAATACCCATTGGGAATATTTGCCGCCAGCTTTTCTCCCCACCTCAGCCCCTGCTGGAGCAGATGTTTTACTATTGTTAGTTCCAGGGCATTTCCTTGAGTGAGACACCGGGCTGGAAAGCCCCCTAAATCAATTGTTGGGACACTCGGTGGCTGGGGCAAACCTGCATTAAATAAATAAACTGGAATATTCAGACCCTCGATTGCAGCGCGAGAGATTAGCACTGGTGAAGCTCCCGCTTGCAGGGGAGGTAGAGGATATTGAGGCTGTTGGCGAGGGCCGTGATACAAAAATTCGGCATCTGCGATCGCAGTGTATCGCCGATCTTCTGGCGTTGCACCAGCCGCAGAAATGCCGGGGATCAAGGCGGTGTCAGTAAATCCTAAAATACAAGCAAACACCGCTGGCTGTCCTCGATATCGCTGGAGCCAGCGGTGTCCCTGTTCGTGTTGAGTGTAGACGTTAATGGGGATTGGGGATTGGGGATTGAGGATTGGGGATTGGGGATTGAGGATTGGGGATTGAGGATTGGGAAATCTCCCTTGTCTCTCTTCCCCAGTACCTTGTCCCCAGTCCCCAGTCCCTTGTCTTTCTTCTCCCATCATCCTTTATTCCTCGTAATCTAATAAAACTTGTACCCAGTTTGGCGGACGGGGGATTGGGTTGCCTAAGCGATCCAGTAGCACCAAAGCCACCAGATGCACCACGAATAGATAAATGATATTGCTCAGGATGACCATGCCGAATGCGATCGCTTGAACCACATAAAGACTCGGTTGGGCGAGCAACCCTAGCTTGACAAATATCCACTCTGCCAATTCCGTCACCTGGCTTGTTGTGTAAACCCAGAGGTCTTCGCCCAGTAAAATTGACAGCAGCCAAAACCGAAAAAAGAATCCAAACGTGCCAATAATCCCACCTATACCAATCGAGAACAGCCAGTTACTCCCGCGCCTCCACATAGCCCCCAGCTGGACACCCATCAAAGCATAGGGGATAACAAACAGAATGCTGCGGGTAGGCCCCATCAGCACCGACAACAGCAACCCAGTAACCAACGCCGCCATCCAAGCAGCGCGGTATCCCCAGCGCAAGTATGCCAAAGCAATTGGCACCGGGAAAAACATCCGCAACAGCGGCCCTAGGGGAAAGTAATAATTAATCAGCCAAATCAAGCTAGAGGTACTAGCTAAAAAGGCAGTTTCCACCAATATCAACGGAGACTTCGCACTCACCTTAACTTCAGAAAAATTGTCTGGTGGGGCGCTGGTTGTCCCTGTTGTTTCGCTTCTATCCGCATCCCCAGACATTTGTGGATTAAAGCTTTCAGGGCCAGTTGTACTTTGTCTTGCTGCGTTCGCCAGTCCGGTCGGCTGATTTTCCGTTTCCAGATCGCTGGGGCGATCGCCTTCACCGTCTTTAAAAGGATCGCTCATGCAAATTTTAAAACAGGCAGATTTTAATTTAACCTTTATCTAACTTTGAGGCGGATCGTTCCCTGGCACCATTGATGATTTTGCCGAAAAGCCAGATTTCTTATTGATAAATAGGGGATTGGGAACAAAGTTATGAGTTATAAGTTATTTATTTCCAACTTTTCGCCTCCTCACTCCCCATGCCTAAGTTTGCCTTACACGATTAATCGTTCCAAGGCTCCCATATCGGGAATACACAGGATATCGTGATCGCGCATAATCAGCCCTTTTTTCTCCAACTTTGTCAGTACCCGCGTCACTGTTTCCCGGGCCAGTCCGCTGAGACTACTCAACTCGCGATGAGGCAAATTCGGGATATTAATTCCTTTTTGGGCAGTTTTCCCCTGCCCTTCCGCGAGAAATAACAACGTATCGGCTACACGCGACATACTGTCCGATTCTCGCAACCGGAGACGACGGTTAACTTGACGCAGGCGTTTTGCCATCAGCTGAGCCAACCGCACGCCTGCTAGGGGTTCATTATTAATTAACTGAACGAAATCAGCAGCGGGCATACTGCCAATCGTCGTGGGAGTTAATGTGATCACATCCGTAGAACGAGGCACCTCATCGAGTGCTGCCATTTCGCCAAAGAGTTCTCCTTTCCCAAGAATGTTGAGAGTAACTTCTTTGCCATCAAGGTTGTAGGTACGAATTTTCGCCCAACCCTCCAAAATAAAATATACTGAGCCGCCCCAGTCGTTTTCCAGTAAAATCACCTGATTTGCTGGATGAGTACGAGTAACGACATGAGAAGTCGCCTTCTGCACAACAGTTTCTGGTAAGCCAGTAAACAAAGGAGCGGAGACAATCAACGAATTGAGATTAGAATTTGGGTCGCGGGAGTTGTATCTGTCTTCCATCGGGCCATCGCAAAAGTAAACGCTTTTAAACGGATAATTAGTGGCCCACTTTCATCGGGGCTAGCTGGTAGCGTTTTAACGCAGAGCAATAAGTAAGAGCTGGACTTTTCAGCAATACTGCCAGAATAGTACAGCAGGTGGCGTTGCCCCACTCGAAGACAATTTTGCTGGACAAGAGGCACGAAGGTGCCAATTCATTCCCAAGCAAGAGGCACCTATTTAGAAATGACTCTACCGTTATTATCCTCTCTACGGTAAACTCACTACCAGTTGCCGATCGTTCAAAAGCAAAACTCACATTCTACTCCAAACGCTTTATTTTATGGCGATCGCGTACTTGTTACGCGGTTGGCGGCACTTGAGGGCGATCGCTCCTGAATATATCTACATTTATAATTACCCGTTTTGAAATACTTCACCCGGTAGATGTAGAACTCTGTGAAATTTAGTTGTTGTCGCTCACGCAGTCTAACATTATAGCCAGTAGCAGTATAGTAGCTTTTGATAACTGGGCAATCGTTCTAGGCGGGGGTTCCCTTGTGACTCACGAAACAGATTCAATTTCAACAATCATCGCTGACATTGACAGCATCCTCCAAAAGGCCAGCTCCCGTCGTCCTTGGCTCAGATCGGTCGATGTCCAAGAGCAGCGGCGGCTTTTGGAGCAAGTTCGTAATTATTTAGCCGCACAACAGCAATCCAATGCTGTCGTTGAAGAGCAGCACCTCCAGCGATCGCAGGAAACGGGGCGGCAAATTGTGCAAGCGGTTGAGAAAGAGATGCACTCGTTGCGCTCTGGCTTAATTGGGCCTTTACAGGCGGAAATGGAGCGGCTGCGCCAGCAACGGGAGTCGCTAATTTCAGAAATTCGGCAGATGGAGAGTTCCCGGCTGCACTATCGAACTCTTACGCAGCAACAGGCATCCCAGCAGCAAATGATTTCCGAATTTTTGCAGGCGCTTTCTGGTCGCTTGCAGGAAACTCTGACGCAACAGATGGCTCAAAGCCTGACGAATCTAGAAGCCCAATTTATGAATTTGGCGTATACATCCCAACAAACGCCACCATCCGCCTCTGGCCCCGCTTACGACCGCAGCCAGATAAACAATCCAGCACCGCTACACCCACGCGAGCGCCTGGAACAGCTGCAAATGCTACAGGCACGATCCGATCAACTGTTGATCACGCTGGATTCTACTATTTGTTCCGTCTTCGAGACGCTACAGCGCAATATTCACAGCTATCAAGAGTCTTTGTTCCAAGGACTGGAGAAGATTCACAATTTGGGGCAGCAGAGTGAGGTCAGGTTTACCGAGTTGGTAAATCAGCTTAGCGAGCAGTTACAGCAAGAAGCCTCTACCATAATGCAATCCTCCTCTAGGCGGATTTCTGAATTGCAGTCACCGCCAGACGCGACGACAAGGCCGCAAAACCCAGGCAATCTGGAACCCAGGCAATCTGGAACCCAGCCACCTTGGAGAGAGGCAAATATTGCTCCGTTCTCGCCTTCGCAAAATTACAGAAGCTTCTCGCCTAATGCTGACAACCCTCCCACGCAACTACCGTATCCGGGTATTGAATTGCCAGCTAGATCGGTGGAACTGGTAGAGGAGCCAAGTCCGGAGGCGAATCCGACTATTAGCACTTGGGTTGTACAGGGACAGGAGCGATCGCCATCCGCAGCAGCCAACAGTGATGAAGGACTGATGGGGATGGATATATCCGCTCTAAATCTAGATAGTCTGGATGACGATGATATGACGACCCTCCTACAGCTGAGTGCTGTAAGTCCCGTGCCTCCTGAAACAAGGGAAGACGAAATAGACGATTTTTTTAATAGTTTGTTTGGTGCGGAACCGCTGAGTGAGACTGGGGTGGAAAAGTCACAACATACGGCCCAGGAAGAAGGAGAGAGGGGGAGACTGAGAGCAACAGAAAAATCTCCCGAATCTATTACAGAACCAACAATACAGTCTTTAGAAGATGCTTTGTTTGCCGGACTGATAGATGCGTCTAATGAGCCGACATTTGTACAGCCAGATCAGACAAGACCTTGGGACAATGCTTTGTTTCCGGAAGATTGGGAAGCAACCGTTTTTCAGATAGACACAGAAGCGATCGCACCCATCGCGGCAGATGAGCAAGAGCAACCCTCGAAAATTGCCAGCCGTTTGGGTGAAGAAATCTTTGCCGCCGAAACAAATTTAGCCGCCGATAGCGATGTTGAACCAGGGGATCTGGTCATCTCGTCGCTGGCTGATTTATTTCCGGAGGCGCTGACAGATGAATCCCTGACTTCTGCTATAGAAACTACCCTTCAAGAAACAACTCAAATTCAGGAAATAGAGCCAACCATACCTCAGCAAGCAATAGAGACAGAGACACCTAGCCTGTCTCCACTAGAAGATACCTACATTCCAGCTTCGCCAGACGAGGATCTGCTGGCAATAGATGCTTCTGCTAGCCAAACAGAAGAATTTTGGCTGGATCAAGAAACTTTGCAACTCCTGAGTGAAGACCTTTTTAGCTTCGAGACACCTACTAGCCGCCGAGAGCAACAAACAGAAATTCTGGAGACAGCTCAGCAGATCGGTGAGAATCTGTATAGATTAGAGGCACCTGATAGCGATTTCCTCCAACAAGAGGAGATTTTTGGAACCGAGTTAACCGGGGAATTGATGGCGCAGGAGCCTTTTACTCAAGAGGAACTGGCACTAAACGAAATCCAAAGGAGTGAAAATCAAGAAATTCAGTTATTTGAAGAAACTGTGGCAGACACAGCACTGGATGAAGTGTTGATGGAGGATTGGGACGATCTGAACTTGGATAGTTTTCCAGAAGATGTGTCTGCTGGTGTGCCAAATGAGCAGGCGCAGTCTCAAAGTGAAGCGTTACACCAAGAAGATTCCCCCAAACAGCCGGAGAAAACAGAACCATCTGTGTCTGAATGGGATGCGTCATTATACACTTGGGAACCGCTCTATCCACCTCCAGACACGGTGATTGGTTTGCTTCCTCCAGCTAAGGAATTAACAGTGGAGGAAGAACAGACAGCAGTACCAGAAAATGCGATCGCTGCTTGGGAGTTGTCAGAAACACCTGAATCAAATTCCAGCCAGCAAACATTCAATGAGTGGGATGAAGCGGTGGAATTATCTTTAGAAGAATTGAGTCGGGATCTGGAAACAGAAAACGCGATCGCTTCTGATGATGAATACTTAGCTTCTTGGGAGTTGTCAGAAACACCTGAATCAAATTCCAGCCAGCAAACATTCAATGGGTGGGATGAAGCTGTGGAATTATCTTTAGAAGAATTAAGTCGGGTGGAAACAGAAAACGTAATTCCTTCTGATTCTGATGATGAATACTTAGCCTCCTGGGATTGGGAAGAAACGCCAGAAAGCGATGGGGGAGAAACAACACAATCAGATGATATGGATTGGGAGTTGGAATTGTTACGCTTGGAGGAACTGATCGCACCCGATCAAGCGATCGCATCCCAAGAAGAATCCTTTGACGAAGCCTTTAACGAAGCTTTTGATAATGAGGCAACTCTAACGTCCGACGATTTGAATCTAGATATACCCCCATCGTCAGATTCTGAAAAAAAAAAACAAATAGTGACTCCGAATGAGGAAGCCGTAAGTAGGGAGGATGAAACAGATTTTTCGGTGGAAGCGATATTTGAATCTCAGATTTTTACCGATTTCATTCATCCTTCGTCCTTCAACCCGGTTCCTTTGATATCACCGCTTGCTGAACCAGCATTTCTGAAGAACCTCACTTTGCCAGATAGTGTGCCTCCGCCTCCCGTGGGGACAGACGCAGAGGGGTTCGGGGTAAAGGGTTTTAATGATGGAGAATTAACCGGATTTGATCTTAAAAGTCCTTCATCCTTAATCCTTCATCCTTTAAAAAAAGCCGCCTCGGAGGATGTCAGCAACTATACCTGGTATTTAGGAATTGACTTTGGGACAACTGGTGTTTCCGCAGTTTTGTTAAATTGCTCCACCGGCGAAAGATATCCTATTTATTGGATGAAATCCCAACAGCCAGAGTCAAACGAAACCAGCTTTCGTTTACCATCTGTAACCTACATAGGGCCAGAGGGGAATATTCCGGGATCATCAGTAGCAGCGATCGCTGTTGCTCCAACATCGGTTGCCAATAGTAAAGAAGGGATATTCATCCAAAACTTTAAGCCATACTTGAAAGTTGGAATTCCTTACTATTCTGTCTCCGGCAAAAACTGGGAGCCAATGTTGCAGTGGTCGCTTGACCAGCCAATTTCTTTGTGCTGGATTGGGCGCTCGTTGAAAGCTTTATTAGCTACTCTGACACCCCTACAAGGCGAGGAAAGCCCTCTATCTTCCTCAGAACAAGCTCCTTCATATTTAGTAGGTGCTGCTGGTCTAAAGCCATCTACGCTGAATGCAGCGATGAGCCGCTTAAGCGGTGCGATTGTGGGTTGCCCTGCCCAGTGGGGGGATACCTACCGCTTTAATATTCGGGAAGCCTTGCTGGAGGCGAAGCTGGTGGGGCATCCAGAGCAAATTTTCTTTCTTGAGGATGCGATCGCTACTGTGTTGGCAGGAATTGAAGGTGCGACACTCCCAGAAGTACCCTGGCGAGGCCCCACTTTAGCAATCAATGCTGGTGCCACCACAACAGAACTCGCTTTGGTAAATTTACCGGAAAATCTGGAAGATTTAGCTCATTCCGACTTTGCTTGTCAAAGTTTTGCCTATGCGGGTAATGCGATTGACCAAGACATTATCTGTCAATTGCTTTTGCAGGATGAAGGCAGCAAAATAAAAGATAAATTAGAATCTTCATTTATTCTTCATTCTTCATCCCTCATCTTTCCTAAGGCGGGTGAACCAGATTTGGCGACACGCGATCGCTTATCATCGCTGTTGCAAAGTTCCCCTCTAGGACAAAAACTCCTAGAAGCCGCTAGTTATCTAAAACGGATTCTTCAACACCAAGATAGCTATACCCTGGAACTGGGCGAACATTCCTGCGTGGTGACGCGCCAAGACATAGAAAACCGGGTGTTCAAACCGTTTATTGAACAACTCAATCAGAAGCTAAATTCCCTGCTAATTCAGACAGGAATACGCGAATCAGGGATTAAGCAAATCATCTGTACTGGCGGAACTGCTGCCATCGGTGAAATCGCCCAATGGCTGCGTCAAAAATTACCAAAAGCAATCTTGATTCGGGACACAGATACAACATTTCGCGTCTGGTCAGGGGAACAAGCAACCCGAAGCTGTAGTCCGGTTGCCTACGGTTTGGCTACTTTACCGTTATATCCCCAACTGTTGGAACAACAAACGCAGCAGTACAGCGACTATTTTCTGCTTTTGGAACTTTTACGCGCACTGCCCTCCCAACCGCTTCCGGTTGAGGAAATTTTGCAGATACTAGAGTATCGCGGTATTAATACACGGGTTTGCTTTTCTCGCGTGATGGCACTTTTGGACGGTCAGATGCCTGCTGGTCTGGTGCCGTCACAAACCGCTTCGGGTTTACTGACTCCCGCCTCGGCACAAAATCCTGATTATCAGGCGATCGCTTCCGCACCTCTTTTCGAGAAAGAGGCGACGCAGCTTTATCGCATGAATGGGCAGCAAAGCGAGGCTTGGCGGCGTTACTTAAGTAGCGTTCTGGCTGGTACTCAGCAAAAACTGGACGACCCACTAGCCGTCAATTTGTTAGAACTGGCAATAATTTAGGGATTGGGGGCTGGGGACTAGGGACTAGGGACTGGGCAAGATTCTTACCAAATTCCAATTCCCAATTCCCAATCCCCAATTCCCAATCCCTACTTGCAACCCTAATATCATATCAATGCAGTTTTGTCAACCGCGTAAACACTAAATATATAAAAGCCGAATATCCTTAAAGATTCGGTGAAATAAGTGCTTTGGAGATTCCAAGTGGGAGGGGTGTTGCTTATATTGACATATAGAAAGCCCAAATTATAGAAACCAACTACAGAACTGTGATTACTACTTATCGCTTCCGAGAATCCAAAAAAGTTGCTTCGCCAGAAATGGATGAACTCTACTTAGTTGATTGTGAAAAACAAGCCGAACATCATCCATCGGTTACTAGCAAAGCGAAGCGCCTAATTGATATTTTAGGAGGCATGGTAGGTTTAGGGATTACGGCAGCGATCGCAATTCCAGTAGCGATCGCTATGCAACTCGATAACCCCGGCCCAGTATTTTACAGCCAGATTCGTTGCGGTCTGCACGGTCGCCAATTCCGCATCTGGAAATTTCGTTCTATGGTTGTTGGCGCAGAAAAGCTTCAGCATCTGGTGAAGAACCAGGCAAAAGGGCATATCTTTAAAAATGAAAATGACCCTCGCATTACCCGCGTGGGAAGATTTATGCGCCGAACTAGCTTAGACGAATTTCCTCAGTTTTGGAATGTTCTGATGGGGGATATGAGTCTGGTGGGAACCCGTCCACCTACAGTCAATGAAGTTAAGAACTACGACGGTCATCACTGGGAACGGTTAAATGTTAAGCCGGGAATTACTGGCGAATGGCAAGCTAACGGTCGTTCTACTGTAGAAGACTTTGAAGAAATTGTTCGTATGGACATCGACTACCAACGCAAGTGGTCTGTTATCTACGACATCAGCCTAATTTTCAAGACTGTAATGGCAGTTTTGGATAAGAAAGGCGCTTGCTAAAATTTTTTAGTTATGAATTGTAGAGACGCGATTAATCGCGTCTCTTGTTTTATGATGACGGTAGTAATTAATGGCTACCTCATAACTCATAACTATTGATGAATCTGCCTAACTGGATCACTTTATCTCGTTTGTTATCTCTACCATTTCTGCTCTATTTGCTGCAAAACCCAACAACTGAAACTCGCTGGATCAGTCTGGCAATTTTTCTGGTTGCGGCGGCTACAGATTGGCTGGATGGCTACTTAGCTCGTAAACTAAATCAAATTACAGATTTGGGTAAGTTTCTTGACCCTTTAGTTGATAAATTATTGGTGTTGGCTCCTTTACTGGCGCTGATTGGGTTAAATCAAGTTCCAGCATGGGGTGTATTTTTGATTTTGGGACGAGAGATCGCGATCGCAGGTTGGCGCG
Above is a genomic segment from Funiculus sociatus GB2-C1 containing:
- a CDS encoding phycobiliprotein lyase gives rise to the protein MLSIREFFTACTGVWTTERTYHSVLSGQVERSYTEFRVEPLTLEQKQPTFEFYSLNGIKVDTDQVKEDDHVCPGFAIAFDTISEKGEQVAMSLKALFVPDAYVVSEESPAKKPSLPIAADVPVGEEVIEGFYLRDEGYSEPGAIVGRFTYQPTRQTLEMITYYRRSVAVDQMRIVEDDIRLRTIITYERPQNGEPPTVIELVGFGVERRQKN
- a CDS encoding DUF2232 domain-containing protein codes for the protein MSDPFKDGEGDRPSDLETENQPTGLANAARQSTTGPESFNPQMSGDADRSETTGTTSAPPDNFSEVKVSAKSPLILVETAFLASTSSLIWLINYYFPLGPLLRMFFPVPIALAYLRWGYRAAWMAALVTGLLLSVLMGPTRSILFVIPYALMGVQLGAMWRRGSNWLFSIGIGGIIGTFGFFFRFWLLSILLGEDLWVYTTSQVTELAEWIFVKLGLLAQPSLYVVQAIAFGMVILSNIIYLFVVHLVALVLLDRLGNPIPRPPNWVQVLLDYEE
- a CDS encoding sugar transferase translates to MDELYLVDCEKQAEHHPSVTSKAKRLIDILGGMVGLGITAAIAIPVAIAMQLDNPGPVFYSQIRCGLHGRQFRIWKFRSMVVGAEKLQHLVKNQAKGHIFKNENDPRITRVGRFMRRTSLDEFPQFWNVLMGDMSLVGTRPPTVNEVKNYDGHHWERLNVKPGITGEWQANGRSTVEDFEEIVRMDIDYQRKWSVIYDISLIFKTVMAVLDKKGAC
- a CDS encoding transposase; the protein is QELIPKLWKDACVVMDNAKIHQGEMVREFIEKAGAKLLYLSPYSPEFSPIENFWSKVKSILRKTAARTYKDLIDAIANAMLEVTQENIRNWFTHCCYCTS
- a CDS encoding extracellular solute-binding protein, whose product is MINRRSFLLGAGTLAMSQLLASCGSSQNPALRVKLLKNSIPAQLLNEFRQSLKQSATLDFTPETQLKELFTRLETWHKPNETGKGWMRIPFITKTPVIADLVTLGDYWLAQAIEQKLIQPIEPTQTAGWKQLPRPWQELVKRNAQGQLDASGKIWGAPYRWGSTVIVYRRDKFKALGWEPRDWQDLWREELRDRISVLDQAREVIGLTLKRLGHSYNTENLDKVPDLKDALAKLKGQIKLYSSDTYLEPLLIGDTWLAVGWSTDVLSVLKSDRNIAAVVPQSGTALWADVWVRPAAAKPEDTANIASLQNQWIDFCWQQKQALEISLFTRAASPIITGMNRSELPKSLQTNSVLLPDTQVLEKSEFLYPLSQSTALKYLSLWQEIR
- the cobT gene encoding nicotinate mononucleotide-dependent phosphoribosyltransferase CobT, giving the protein MMGEERQGTGDWGQGTGEERQGRFPNPQSPILNPQSPILNPQSPIPINVYTQHEQGHRWLQRYRGQPAVFACILGFTDTALIPGISAAGATPEDRRYTAIADAEFLYHGPRQQPQYPLPPLQAGASPVLISRAAIEGLNIPVYLFNAGLPQPPSVPTIDLGGFPARCLTQGNALELTIVKHLLQQGLRWGEKLAANIPNGYLILGECVVGGTTTALAVLTGLGFAAVGKVNSSHPSCNHSQKWAVVQAGLQAARIGEWEDKKVAVFSSPVPSPGEAIDPLQLVAAIGDPMQVVAAGMAIAASRSCGVLLAGGTQMLAVYALMQAISRQCNLSWQPEQVVVGTTRWVAEDSTGDTVGLAKTINPVSLMATGLSFAASRYPQLRAYEQGYVKEGMGAGGCAIAATLTQGWHQKQLLYAIETLIERC
- a CDS encoding Crp/Fnr family transcriptional regulator, whose product is MEDRYNSRDPNSNLNSLIVSAPLFTGLPETVVQKATSHVVTRTHPANQVILLENDWGGSVYFILEGWAKIRTYNLDGKEVTLNILGKGELFGEMAALDEVPRSTDVITLTPTTIGSMPAADFVQLINNEPLAGVRLAQLMAKRLRQVNRRLRLRESDSMSRVADTLLFLAEGQGKTAQKGINIPNLPHRELSSLSGLARETVTRVLTKLEKKGLIMRDHDILCIPDMGALERLIV
- the pgsA gene encoding CDP-diacylglycerol--glycerol-3-phosphate 3-phosphatidyltransferase, with the translated sequence MNLPNWITLSRLLSLPFLLYLLQNPTTETRWISLAIFLVAAATDWLDGYLARKLNQITDLGKFLDPLVDKLLVLAPLLALIGLNQVPAWGVFLILGREIAIAGWRVNQTTITGANIWGKLKTVSQILAIALLIAPLPDSWQIYSLVAFWVSVVLTLISGAIYVLPQKSAQPIG